From the genome of Triticum aestivum cultivar Chinese Spring chromosome 3B, IWGSC CS RefSeq v2.1, whole genome shotgun sequence, one region includes:
- the LOC123066011 gene encoding BTB/POZ and MATH domain-containing protein 1-like, translating into MSFTGVSIVGQGQATGHAINVAAASGYHLLVVNAYSHTKATASAGTVILSLPFMVGGHCWRIFYCPKGAPSDCAEDSVSLILFLVDKNVTENLKVQVGFSFLDQHEKQDSAYIRAKEPCNFSSGNPCWVYKNFVKRDALEKSKHLNDDCFTIRCDLAVVPPPTIQELISNLLMSKEGTDVTFNVGGETLTAHRSVLVARSSVFKAELFGPMKVGAVASVIQIEDMEAKVFRALLSFIYTGSLPEMEVDMLQEREAQEALWLQHLIAAADRYNLQRLKVLCEEKLCKLIDVSTVKTIFILAERHNCGGLKDVCLEFLKTPSNLKEITAADVFDDIIRTCPYLLKELIAKLAS; encoded by the coding sequence ATGTCATTTACAGGCGTGTCTATAGTCGGGCAGGGCCAGGCCACCGGCCACGCCATCAACGTCGCCGCGGCCAGCGGGTACCACCTGCTTGTGGTCAACGCCTACTCGCACACCAAGGCCACTGCATCTGCTGGCACGGTAATCCTGTCTCTCCCTTTCATGGTAGGAGGACATTGTTGGCGCATCTTCTACTGCCCCAAAGGCGCCCCGTCGGACTGCGCCGAGGACTCTGTATCGCTCATTCTTTTCCTCGTCGATAAAAATGTTACAGAAAATCTGAAGGTGCAGGTTGGATTCAGTTTCCTCGATCAGCATGAGAAGCAAGACTCGGCATATATTCGTGCAAAAGAGCCATGCAACTTCTCTAGCGGTAATCCATGCTGGGTTTACAAGAATTTCGTGAAAAGGGATGCCCTTGAGAaatcaaagcatctcaacgatgattGTTTCACCATCAGATGCGACCTTGCCGTGGTACCGCCTCCTACCATACAAGAGCTTATCAGCAACCTCCTCATGTCCAAGGAGGGCACTGACGTGACATTTAACGTTGGCGGCGAGACGCTCACTGCACACCGGTCTGTGCTTGTTGCTCGGTCTTCGGTCTTCAAGGCAGAGCTATTTGGCCCCATGAAGGTAGGCGCGGTTGCCAGTGTCATACAAATTGAAGACATGGAAGCAAAAGTGTTTAGAGCCTTGCTAAGCTTTATTTACACCGGCTCGCTACCCGAGATGGAGGTAGACATGCTGCAGGAAAGAGAAGCCCAAGAAGCATTGTGGCTGCAACACTTGATTGCGGCGGCAGATAGATACAATCTACAAAGGCTGAAGGTACTATGTGAAGAAAAGTTATGCAAACTCATAGACGTAAGCACGGTGAAGACTATTTTTATTCTAGCTGAGAGGCACAATTGTGGTGGATTGAAGGATGTATGCCTTGAGTTCCTCAAGACACCGTCTAATTTGAAGGAGATAACGGCGGCTGACGTCTTCGACGACATAATTAGAACATGCCCCTATCTTTTAAAGGAGCTCATTGCCAAGCTTGCTTCCTAA